Proteins encoded in a region of the Flavobacterium sp. MDT1-60 genome:
- a CDS encoding peptidoglycan DD-metalloendopeptidase family protein translates to MKKAFVIIIVLLSIFSCNKNDEKVETKITKPKTKKVEFGFNYADFNVVNDTISKGDSFGSIIQNQNIGDKQVYNIVEQVKDSFNVRTIRYNKPYTLLRSKNKTNKLQVFIYQPDALTYYVVDFRDSIAKAYKKIKPVTFKRKIIGGVLKSSLSETLGNASVETALASRITKVFSWSIDFFKLKKGDRYGLIFTERFINNKTYDGVEDLEAAFFEYKGKIVYAFPFEKDTLSGKVEYYDDQGKTLKNFFLKTPIKFSRITSRFTMNRFHPVQHTWKAHKGTDYAAPTGTPISTTASGVVEATGYTAGNGNFVKVKHNGTYSTQYLHMSRILVRRGQRVTQGQTIGLVGSTGLASGPHVCYRFWKNGIQVDALRLNLPTGESLTGNDKTRFLKQMEPLKRELDSIGNL, encoded by the coding sequence TTGAAAAAAGCATTCGTAATTATAATCGTTTTATTATCAATATTTTCATGTAATAAAAACGATGAAAAAGTTGAAACTAAAATCACCAAACCAAAAACTAAAAAAGTAGAATTTGGTTTTAATTACGCCGACTTTAATGTTGTTAATGACACCATATCAAAAGGAGATTCTTTTGGATCCATTATTCAAAATCAAAATATTGGAGACAAACAGGTTTATAACATTGTTGAACAGGTAAAAGATTCGTTTAATGTTAGAACTATTCGGTATAACAAACCCTATACCCTTCTTCGCTCTAAAAATAAAACCAACAAATTACAAGTTTTCATTTATCAGCCAGATGCACTAACCTATTACGTCGTTGATTTCAGAGATAGTATTGCGAAAGCCTATAAAAAAATAAAACCGGTTACCTTTAAACGCAAAATAATAGGTGGCGTTTTAAAAAGTTCATTGTCTGAAACTTTAGGCAATGCAAGTGTAGAAACAGCTTTAGCCAGCAGAATCACCAAAGTGTTTTCATGGTCAATTGACTTCTTCAAACTTAAAAAAGGAGATCGTTACGGTCTGATTTTTACCGAGCGTTTTATTAATAATAAAACTTATGATGGCGTTGAAGATCTGGAAGCCGCCTTTTTTGAATACAAAGGAAAAATCGTATACGCCTTCCCTTTTGAAAAAGATACACTTTCAGGAAAAGTCGAATATTATGATGATCAGGGAAAAACACTGAAAAACTTCTTCTTAAAAACACCAATCAAGTTCAGCCGAATCACTTCCAGATTTACAATGAATAGATTTCATCCTGTGCAACACACCTGGAAAGCACATAAAGGAACTGATTATGCCGCTCCAACCGGAACACCAATTTCTACAACTGCATCCGGAGTTGTAGAAGCTACAGGTTATACTGCAGGAAATGGAAACTTCGTAAAAGTAAAACACAACGGAACCTACTCTACTCAATATTTGCATATGTCAAGAATTCTCGTGCGTCGCGGTCAACGCGTTACACAAGGACAAACTATCGGATTAGTTGGAAGTACAGGATTAGCTTCTGGCCCACACGTTTGTTACCGATTCTGGAAAAACGGAATTCAGGTTGATGCACTTCGATTGAACTTGCCAACCGGAGAATCGTTGACAGGAAATGACAAAACGCGTTTCTTAAAACAAATGGAGCCATTGAAAAGAGAATTGGATAGTATTGGAAATTTGTAA
- a CDS encoding short chain dehydrogenase, with protein sequence MKILLIGASGIIGKILEPALAKNHEIISAGRNSGDFRIDLSDSNSIEKLFSEIKNIDTCICAAGDCYTGDLLSVDQEKINIGIKNKLLGQINLVLIGQKHLNDNGSFILTSGKMADKPVKNNSCKAIVNGAINSFVLSASLELERGIRINAVSPAKVSDIPIEDLISAYSKSIDEGINGEIIKVNY encoded by the coding sequence ATGAAAATTCTTTTAATTGGAGCAAGCGGAATAATTGGTAAAATACTAGAACCCGCTTTGGCAAAAAATCATGAAATTATTTCGGCCGGAAGAAACAGCGGTGATTTTAGAATCGATTTATCAGATTCAAATTCTATAGAAAAGTTATTCAGCGAAATTAAAAATATTGATACCTGTATATGTGCCGCTGGCGATTGTTACACAGGAGATTTACTTTCGGTTGACCAAGAAAAAATAAATATTGGCATTAAAAATAAATTACTGGGACAAATCAATCTGGTTTTAATTGGACAAAAACATTTAAACGATAACGGATCATTTATACTTACTTCCGGAAAAATGGCCGATAAACCAGTAAAAAACAATAGTTGCAAAGCAATTGTTAATGGTGCGATTAACAGTTTTGTGCTTTCAGCTTCACTTGAATTAGAAAGAGGAATTAGAATAAATGCCGTTAGTCCCGCAAAAGTTTCAGACATTCCGATTGAAGATTTAATTAGTGCTTATTCAAAAAGTATTGATGAGGGAATAAATGGAGAAATTATCAAAGTAAACTATTAA
- the pgi gene encoding glucose-6-phosphate isomerase has translation MALNTTNPTGTEAWKNLQNHYNAIHETTIQELFQQDNARVEKFNLQWNDFLVDYSKNNISQETISLLLELANSIGLKDAVSQYFSGEIINQTENRAVLHTALRAPESAVIKVDGENVIPEVYEVKNKIKNFTNEVISGERKGFTGKAFTDIVNIGIGGSDLGPVMAVEALQFYKNHLNLHFVSNVDGDHVNEVIKKLNPESTLFLIVSKTFTTQETLSNSETIKEWFLKSASQEDIAKHFVAVSTNIQKVTEFGINPNNVFPMWDWVGGRFSLWSAVGLSIALAVGFDNYNELLKGANEMDDHFKSAEFDENIPVILALLSVWYNNFFGAESEALIPYTQYLQKLAPYLQQATMESNGKSVGRDGKPVNYQTGTIIWGEPGTNSQHAFFQLIHQGTKLIPTDFIGFVKPLYGNEDHHDKLMSNFFAQTEALLNGKTPAQVQAEFDKQGLSAEKASYLLPFKVFTGNKPTNTILIQKLTPKSLGSLIALYEHKIFVQGVIWNIFSFDQWGVELGKQLANSILDEINSKTVNNHDSSTSFLLNHFLKNK, from the coding sequence ATGGCTTTAAACACAACAAACCCAACCGGGACTGAAGCGTGGAAAAATCTGCAAAACCACTATAATGCAATTCACGAAACAACGATACAAGAATTGTTTCAACAAGATAATGCACGTGTTGAAAAATTCAATTTACAATGGAATGACTTTTTAGTAGATTATTCTAAAAATAATATTAGTCAGGAAACTATTTCGCTTTTATTAGAATTGGCAAATTCAATTGGATTGAAAGATGCGGTTTCTCAATATTTTAGTGGAGAAATCATCAACCAAACAGAGAACAGAGCCGTTTTACACACAGCATTACGTGCGCCGGAATCAGCAGTTATCAAAGTTGATGGAGAAAATGTAATTCCGGAAGTTTACGAAGTAAAAAATAAAATCAAAAACTTTACAAACGAAGTTATTTCGGGAGAAAGAAAAGGTTTTACCGGAAAAGCCTTCACCGACATTGTTAATATTGGAATTGGAGGTTCAGATCTTGGTCCGGTTATGGCAGTTGAAGCCTTGCAATTCTATAAAAATCACTTAAATCTACATTTTGTTTCGAATGTTGATGGTGATCATGTAAATGAAGTAATCAAAAAGTTAAACCCTGAAAGTACTTTATTTTTAATTGTTTCTAAAACTTTTACGACTCAGGAAACTTTATCAAATTCTGAAACTATCAAAGAATGGTTTTTAAAATCGGCTTCTCAGGAAGACATTGCAAAACACTTTGTGGCTGTTTCAACAAACATTCAAAAAGTAACCGAATTCGGAATTAATCCGAACAACGTTTTCCCAATGTGGGATTGGGTTGGAGGAAGATTTTCTTTATGGAGCGCCGTTGGTTTAAGTATAGCTTTGGCGGTTGGTTTTGATAATTATAATGAATTATTGAAAGGTGCTAATGAAATGGACGACCATTTCAAATCGGCTGAATTTGACGAAAATATTCCGGTAATCTTAGCATTGTTAAGTGTTTGGTATAATAATTTCTTCGGAGCTGAAAGCGAAGCCTTGATTCCTTATACTCAATATTTACAAAAATTAGCTCCATACCTGCAACAGGCAACTATGGAAAGTAACGGTAAAAGTGTTGGCCGTGATGGAAAGCCTGTAAACTATCAAACCGGAACTATTATTTGGGGAGAACCGGGAACGAACTCACAACATGCATTTTTTCAGTTAATTCATCAGGGAACAAAATTAATTCCAACAGATTTCATCGGATTCGTAAAACCGTTATACGGAAACGAAGATCACCATGATAAATTGATGTCAAACTTTTTTGCTCAGACCGAAGCTTTATTAAACGGAAAAACTCCGGCACAAGTTCAGGCTGAATTTGATAAACAAGGACTTTCTGCAGAAAAAGCATCTTATTTATTGCCCTTTAAAGTTTTCACAGGAAACAAACCAACTAATACCATTTTGATTCAAAAATTAACACCGAAATCTTTAGGTTCGTTAATTGCTTTATACGAGCATAAGATTTTTGTTCAGGGTGTTATCTGGAACATTTTCAGCTTTGATCAATGGGGAGTTGAATTAGGAAAACAATTGGCAAATTCAATTTTAGATGAAATAAATTCAAAAACGGTGAATAATCATGATAGCTCAACATCATTTTTGTTGAACCACTTTTTGAAGAACAAATAG
- a CDS encoding lipocalin-like domain-containing protein, whose product MKKSTTILFLLLALNTAIAQQTKSVMKTEILGSWTLVSVENINSDGTKNLPYDVNPKGILFFDGKGNYAIEIYKNERPKIISGDKNKCTPEENASIVQGSNTHFGEYEIDETNKIIIFKIKTASFPNWEGTIQKRSYSFLNNELKYVVTNTTQGGKSVTAEVVWKKL is encoded by the coding sequence ATGAAAAAGTCAACAACTATATTATTCTTGCTTTTAGCTCTAAATACAGCTATTGCTCAACAAACAAAATCAGTGATGAAAACAGAAATTTTAGGTTCCTGGACTTTGGTTTCTGTTGAAAACATAAATTCAGATGGAACAAAAAATCTTCCTTATGATGTTAATCCGAAAGGCATTTTATTTTTTGATGGAAAAGGGAATTATGCTATTGAAATATATAAAAATGAAAGACCAAAAATAATTTCGGGCGATAAAAACAAATGCACACCAGAAGAAAATGCTTCGATTGTTCAGGGAAGTAATACCCATTTTGGGGAATATGAAATTGATGAAACGAACAAGATTATTATTTTTAAAATAAAAACGGCATCGTTCCCAAACTGGGAAGGAACAATTCAAAAGAGATCGTATTCTTTTCTAAATAATGAACTTAAATATGTTGTAACCAACACAACGCAAGGCGGAAAATCTGTTACGGCTGAAGTTGTCTGGAAAAAATTGTGA
- a CDS encoding AraC family transcriptional regulator translates to MVLKLYFSSMTDKNLYLPFEVDFKELEQFPKTIRKNNFFELIYVVDGTGIQIINNNKFQYQKGNLFLVTPQDVHSFEISTVTKFFFLRFNEYYVKANSQNPQSETVLRMEYILQNASHRPGCILKNKIDKPLIASLIESIINEQSNQQIYHQRIIEQIVNAIITVVARNIALKLPKNIKETTGEMVLEILHYIQENIYDPKQLKANIISEQFNISLHYLGKYFKKQTGETLQEYISNYKLRLIEARLLNSDMRINEIADELHFSDESHLNKVFRKHKGINPSEFRKKFCK, encoded by the coding sequence TTGGTACTAAAATTGTATTTTAGCAGTATGACAGATAAGAATTTATATCTTCCTTTTGAAGTTGACTTTAAGGAATTAGAGCAGTTTCCGAAAACAATTCGGAAAAACAATTTCTTTGAATTGATTTATGTTGTCGATGGAACCGGAATTCAGATTATAAACAATAATAAATTTCAGTACCAAAAAGGGAATCTGTTTCTTGTAACACCGCAAGATGTTCATTCATTCGAAATTTCAACGGTAACGAAATTCTTTTTTCTTCGGTTTAATGAATATTATGTCAAAGCAAATTCTCAAAACCCACAAAGTGAAACGGTGTTGCGAATGGAATATATTCTTCAAAATGCAAGTCATCGACCAGGATGTATTCTCAAAAATAAAATTGACAAACCTTTAATCGCTTCACTTATTGAAAGTATTATTAATGAGCAAAGTAATCAACAGATTTACCATCAAAGAATTATCGAGCAAATTGTTAATGCAATTATAACTGTTGTGGCAAGAAATATAGCCTTGAAACTACCGAAGAATATTAAGGAAACTACGGGAGAAATGGTTCTTGAAATTTTGCATTATATTCAGGAAAATATTTACGATCCAAAGCAGTTAAAAGCAAATATAATAAGTGAACAATTTAATATTTCACTTCATTACTTAGGAAAATATTTTAAGAAACAAACCGGCGAAACGCTTCAGGAATACATTTCAAATTACAAATTAAGATTGATTGAAGCTAGACTTTTAAACAGCGATATGCGCATTAATGAAATTGCAGATGAATTGCATTTTTCTGATGAAAGTCACCTGAATAAAGTTTTCAGAAAACATAAGGGAATTAATCCGTCGGAATTTAGAAAGAAGTTTTGTAAATGA